The genome window TGATGAATTTACGCCCGTCCACACTGATCGCTTTATTGCTGATTTTCTTTCTCGTGGGTGCCCTCATTGCCCTTGCCAGCGAAGGCGGGAATGTGAATTTCCGACCCATCTCTAACCCCAATGTACAAACCACACTCCAACCGCAGGGAACTCCCGCGCCGGTGAACGCCGAAGCGGCGGCACTTGGTGCTCCCCCGTCCAATTTTTGGGAAAACCTGCGTCGCTGGCTTGGATTTGCCCCACGCTAGTTAGCGTCTCTTTTCCAAACGGAAATCGTAAATTCCATCGCGCACCGGGTAACGCTGACCACACGAGGGACATAGAATCTCCGGTGGCGTGTCTGCCAGCCCTTCCTGACCGCACGCCGGACAGCGGAAGAAGCCCTGCCCCGTTGCAAATGTTCCCACTGCGCGGCAACGGGCAAACACGCTGGGGGTCAATTGCCAGAGATTGCCCGTCCACTGCGCCAGCGAGTCCATGGCAACCAGCAGGCTCAGCGGAAGCAGGCGTTTAAGCAAATCCACGCGGAAATGCGATACAGTCAACTGGCGTTCAATGACAAACCCGCTGACTTTGAGCCATTCGCGCACCGTAGCGGGATGAAAGTCAAAATTCAGTGGAGCAAATTCCACCGGCTCTGGAGAAAACGGATTCCAGGACTGCCGTCGTAAGAGGTAGCGCAGGATGGCTTTGAGATTCTGCTTGTTGGCGTATTCCAGGATGAACACCGCATCCCTCTGCAGGGTGCGGCGCACCTGTTCCAGCGCCAGGCGCGGCTCCACCATGTGATGCAGGGTGCGAATCATGGTAGCGGCATCGAACACACCCGCGCTGAAGGGCAGGTAGTAAATATCAGCGGCAACGTAGCGATAGCGCGGCGAATCGCCCAGCCGCTGACGGGCTTGTTGCAGTTGGGTGTGCGAGTAATCCACCAGGGTAATTTCTTCAAAGCCCTGATAGCGAGGAGTATTCCGCCCTGCGCCCGCGCCCAGTTCCAGCAGACGCTTGCCGCCTGCAGGAAGCAGGCGGCGCAGTGCCACCGCTTCCACGGCGTCCTCATAACGGCGTGCGCCCTGCTCCCAGAAGGAAGTCTGATAATCAGAGCCTTCGTAATCACACACTGGAATGGATTTCATGCTCCCGTTTCTCTCCGCAGGTCAAAGGTACAAAAAGCGCCGGGCAGGTTTGCCGGCGGCACCCAGAGGGACCTCCTTACCGTTGCTTCCTCTCGGACCTGGCGGGGTTCGAAGGTTTCTGCCGCGCCGGTCCCGCCCGGACGCCTCGTAAGCATACCGCAGGAACGGGCAGGTGTCAAGTTGTGATTAACTGAAATTCAGACATGAGTTAGGACAGTTGGGCGAACGATAGCAACAAACGACGCCAAAGCCTCCTTGACAATGGACTGCCACTCACGGGGTGGAAGCCACCATTTCTGTTTGAGCAAGATAAACAGACCCGAATAGCGCCGCCATTTCTTGCCCGTCTTGTGCAGAACGACATCAACATTCTCCTGTAGCTGGTTTGGCGATCCATACAGGCGGTCTCGCAAGCCTTCACCGATCAACAAGGCAATCGCATAAACCAACAGCAGCATTGCTACCATCTTTTCCATGTTTTCCTGTCGCTTATTCATCAGCCGGGTCATCCCCAGCAGTCCTTTCAAATCGCGGAAGGTTTCCTCGATTTTCATCCGCCAGAGATACACCTGCCATGCCCGCTCGGGTTCGAGGTTGCTCATCACCCATAACGGTTCAGCCAGGCCCTTCTTCCAGACACCGATCAGGTTGACGCATACCTTGCCTTTGTACCACACGGATGGGTGGATTACCTTTTCACCGGGAGCGAGTGATAAGACCACTTCCCTGCCCTCGGCATCCCAGAACCTGGGCGGATGGTGGCCCAGGTTCAGACGAATGACAAAGTTCACTCCCTCTTCGACCAGATTGAGCAACAATTCGAGGTAACTGAATTCCCGATCCAACACCAACGGACGCTCCCCCAGCAGGTCTTTCAATCCGGCGAACGCACGGACATGGTTCACATTGCGCGACGACCGGTCAGCGGCGATGGTCTTGGACGAGTAGGTCAGCAAACCGCAAGGGAGAGCCCGTCCGCGATAGGGTGTGGCCAACAGCAACACCCAGAAGCCTCGCGTCTTGCCGTCTTTGAGCGTGCCGACATACTCCGTCTTCCAGGCTTGTGGACGTTCAATCTCGGTCGGGTCGCCAATCACATACTCGGCTTGTTCACAAAACAGACGCCAGAGCATGGCCCGCGGGTCAACCTTTTGCAGAAAGCGCTGGATGCGTTTGTAACTGGCCGCGCTACCGCCGCGCATTTTGCCCGCAATCTCGGTCAGCCGCAAGGAGCGGGCCACCAGCATGGCTTGCCCAATTTCTGCCGCTTTGGCAGCGGTGATTTCATCATCAAAAAACTCCTCCATGAAAGAACGCATCGGGATATACTTATCCATGATGAGCCTCCTACCGATTAGTTGCTGCGAACCAAGTGTATCGGTTGGGAGGCTCTTTATACACTACAAATGTCCCAACTTATGCCCGAACTTCAGGTGATTAACTGAAACCCAGGATGCGATGCGGTTGATAGGGTTCTTCCAGATATTGAATCTCTTCCGGGGTAAGTTGCACCTCCAGCGCGCCCACCGCCTGCTCCAGTTGTTCCAGTTTGGTGGCGCCGACAATGGGGGCAGTGATGTAGGGCTTGGCAAGCATCCATGCCAGGGCTACCTGTGCCATGGGAAGACCGCGCTTCTCGGCCACCTCGGCGACGCGGTAAATGATGGTGGGGTCTTCATTTGCGTAAAGTCGATTGCCGTATTCATCGGTTTGAGCGCGCATGGTTTTGGCTTCCTCAGAGGTAGGTTTGCGCGCCAGCCTGCCTTTGGCAAGCGGGGAGTAAGGAATGATACCAATGCCCTGATCACGGCACAGCGGAATCATCTCGCGCTCTTCCTCGCGGTACATCAGGTTGTAGTGATTCTGCATGGAGACAAAGCGCGCCCAGCCGTGCAAATCGGAGGTGAAAAGGGCTTTGGCAAACTGCCAGGCATACATGGCCGAAGCGCCAATGTAGCGGGCTTTACCTGCGCGCACCACATCGTTGAGGGCTTCCAGCGTTTCTTCAATAGGGGTTTCGTAATCCCAGCGGTGAATCTGGTAGAGATCCACATAATCCGTGCCCAGACGCTTCAAACTGGCATCAATGGCACTGAAGATGTGCTTGCGCGACAACCCGCGGTCGTTGGGACCCGTGCCCATGGGGAAGAAGACCTTGGTGGCAATGACCACCTCGTCCCGCGAGACCATTTCGCGCAGGGCTTTGCCCACCACTACTTCGCTCATCCCACTGGCGTACACGTTAGCGGTATCGAAGAAGTTAATCCCCAAGTCCAGGGCGCGCTTAATGAAGGGACGGCTCTCTTCCTCGTTGAGTGCCCATTTCCACTGTTCGGTTGGTTGACCGTAACTCATACAGCCCAGACAAATCCGTGAGACCTTCAAACCAGTGTTACCCAGACGAACGTACTGCATCCTGACACTCCTTCCTGTGGCTGAGAAAACTGAAAAAAGACAGGCTTGCCCGACGTTTGAAGAAAAATTATTCCTGCTCAGAGAGCATTTCTTTTTCGCGCATTAACAGGCGATTTTCGTAGTTGGCAATCTTGCGATCCAGCATGTCCAGCGTTTCCTGCAGTTCCTGAATGCGCTTTGCCAGTTGCTCGCGGTGGGCTTGCAAAATTTCTTTGCGGGTTGGGATGGTCTCATCACCCTGCTGAACCAGTTGCACATACTCCCGCAGGGAGTCCAGCGGCAAACCAGCGCGCTTCATGCACTGGATAAAGTCAATCCAGCGTAAGTCCTGCTCGTCGTACTCGCGGATGCCGCTCCCGTTGCGTTTGACCGGCGGGAGCAGTCCAATACGCTCGTAGTAGCGCAGAGTATCCAGAGAAATCCCAAAGCGTTGGCTCACTTCTGCAATCTTCATCTTGCTCACCTCTACTAACAGTTTAAACCCTGGAGTTGACTCCAGGTCAAGTGTTTTTTTGGATTTCCTTACATGATGGGAAAGCAAATTTTTCCAGCCTGGGCTTCCAAACGCCGAGTATGCCGGGGATGCGCACGCTTCAACGCGCTCAGCGCACACCCAATCTCTATTGATCCGCAAACACGTCCCAGCACACGGTTCACCGCATATCCCTCGACAGTCTCGGGGTATGCCGCCCAACCGTTTCCCGTTGTTCTGCCCGCCAAGATGAAAAATCGCGCCCTTCGACATGCTCAGGGCGCGATAGGACTTCCGCCAAAACTACATCCCACTGATGGGTACAGGAGTGAAAACCAGGAAGAAAATGATGATGCCCAGCACCGCCAGCGCCTTGCGCGGAGGATCCAGCGGGGTGATTTCATCCAGGGGTTCGGCGTAGGCTTTGCCCAGCCACGAGATGAGCAGAAGCCAGATCAGCCAGTTAATGGAAAGCAAGGACATTGCCAGCAGAATACCCTGAATCCACGGCAAGAGGCGCATGGCGCGCTTGCGCCCGATAAGCACGTTAATCAGGTGTCCGCCGTCCAGCGTGCCCGCCGGGATAAGGTTCAGGGCAGTGATGAGCAAACCGCCCCACCCCGCCCAGGCAACCGGATGCAGACTGACATCCACCCCGCCATAAGGGGGCGGACTGGCGGTGAAGAAATAACGAATCCAGTACAGCACGGGCGGCACACCACCGTAATCTGCCGGCGCAGGTAAAAGCATGCCAAAGCGCAGATACTTCATCAGCAGATAGAGGATAGAATTGCCTTCCAGCGTCAGCGTCACCGGCGCGGTCAGGCGGTCCAGGAATTGCTGGAAGAAACCGCCCTCTGAAGGCAATTGCGGCGGAGCGGGCGGCAGTGTACTCAGGTTGGAGAGAGAAAGCCCGATACCCAGCACCAGCAGAGAG of Anaerolinea thermophila UNI-1 contains these proteins:
- a CDS encoding MerR family transcriptional regulator translates to MKIAEVSQRFGISLDTLRYYERIGLLPPVKRNGSGIREYDEQDLRWIDFIQCMKRAGLPLDSLREYVQLVQQGDETIPTRKEILQAHREQLAKRIQELQETLDMLDRKIANYENRLLMREKEMLSEQE
- a CDS encoding transposase, translating into MDKYIPMRSFMEEFFDDEITAAKAAEIGQAMLVARSLRLTEIAGKMRGGSAASYKRIQRFLQKVDPRAMLWRLFCEQAEYVIGDPTEIERPQAWKTEYVGTLKDGKTRGFWVLLLATPYRGRALPCGLLTYSSKTIAADRSSRNVNHVRAFAGLKDLLGERPLVLDREFSYLELLLNLVEEGVNFVIRLNLGHHPPRFWDAEGREVVLSLAPGEKVIHPSVWYKGKVCVNLIGVWKKGLAEPLWVMSNLEPERAWQVYLWRMKIEETFRDLKGLLGMTRLMNKRQENMEKMVAMLLLVYAIALLIGEGLRDRLYGSPNQLQENVDVVLHKTGKKWRRYSGLFILLKQKWWLPPREWQSIVKEALASFVAIVRPTVLTHV
- a CDS encoding site-2 protease family protein — its product is MDNGLSMDLDALITRVMSVEDKTLGSVEQGFVVRYRGRLMGEDTARLYDWLEDALRPYQLTPVFRMEDRRHVVYFIPAQPQPKPSSGRLNLILFILTLISVIYTGGAMSITQEPPPGFIPGLMAYLSAGWPFAVAILSIMGAHEFGHYLMGRYHNVHVSLPYFIPFPNVFGTLGAVINMKERVKNRRVLLDIGIAGPLSGLVVSLLVLGIGLSLSNLSTLPPAPPQLPSEGGFFQQFLDRLTAPVTLTLEGNSILYLLMKYLRFGMLLPAPADYGGVPPVLYWIRYFFTASPPPYGGVDVSLHPVAWAGWGGLLITALNLIPAGTLDGGHLINVLIGRKRAMRLLPWIQGILLAMSLLSINWLIWLLLISWLGKAYAEPLDEITPLDPPRKALAVLGIIIFFLVFTPVPISGM
- a CDS encoding methyltransferase domain-containing protein: MKSIPVCDYEGSDYQTSFWEQGARRYEDAVEAVALRRLLPAGGKRLLELGAGAGRNTPRYQGFEEITLVDYSHTQLQQARQRLGDSPRYRYVAADIYYLPFSAGVFDAATMIRTLHHMVEPRLALEQVRRTLQRDAVFILEYANKQNLKAILRYLLRRQSWNPFSPEPVEFAPLNFDFHPATVREWLKVSGFVIERQLTVSHFRVDLLKRLLPLSLLVAMDSLAQWTGNLWQLTPSVFARCRAVGTFATGQGFFRCPACGQEGLADTPPEILCPSCGQRYPVRDGIYDFRLEKRR
- a CDS encoding aldo/keto reductase; the protein is MQYVRLGNTGLKVSRICLGCMSYGQPTEQWKWALNEEESRPFIKRALDLGINFFDTANVYASGMSEVVVGKALREMVSRDEVVIATKVFFPMGTGPNDRGLSRKHIFSAIDASLKRLGTDYVDLYQIHRWDYETPIEETLEALNDVVRAGKARYIGASAMYAWQFAKALFTSDLHGWARFVSMQNHYNLMYREEEREMIPLCRDQGIGIIPYSPLAKGRLARKPTSEEAKTMRAQTDEYGNRLYANEDPTIIYRVAEVAEKRGLPMAQVALAWMLAKPYITAPIVGATKLEQLEQAVGALEVQLTPEEIQYLEEPYQPHRILGFS